A region of the Indicator indicator isolate 239-I01 chromosome 40, UM_Iind_1.1, whole genome shotgun sequence genome:
GATTAGGAGCGGGCGGGCGCCTGAGTCTTGCTGCGGGGCACGATCCCGGAAGGGCTGGAGTGTCTTAGGCCGAAAGAGGCCATATAGGGTCTCCAGTCCTAGCTGGGCCTGTGGTCTGGTTGTTCCCGCTGCGTCCCCGCTCTCTGCCGGGGCATCCCCGCGTCGCGCGCAGCCGGAATGGGGTGGTTGGGGATCACCGGGATCGGCCCCAGCCCCGGCAGATGATGGCGCTGGTGGCCTTACACGGGGCCAAGCCGGGCCCAGCCTCAGCGCGGGGGCTGTTGGCTGGAGTCCCGCTGCGGGAGATAAGAACCGGTTCCTCCAGCCCCACGGGGCGCGGTGCCCGCGCTTCTGGCAGGACTGTCAGCGAGTCCCGGCCCGTGGGTGCCCCCCTTGGACCCCCATGCCTCACGCCGCCCTCCGTGCCCTGCACGCCAAGACCCCGCTGCAGGCCGGGGTTGCCTGCCTCCGCCGCGCTGTGCCCTGGTCTGATTCGGGGCCGATGCCAGCCCCTGGGGCAGGGTGGGGCACAGGGTGCGATGCTGGAGCCAGGACAGGGTGGGGATGGGGACGTCTCCAGGCACTTGGGATGACCCAGGGCGGCTTTTCCCAATGACCTagtggctggggaggggaaggactCCCTGCTGTTCCTGGGAACACGACAGGGGGACAgggcaggaaagaaaggagcTGACAACACGACTCTGGCTGGGTCAGTGCCTTTATTGTGGAGCTGGATCCCAGTGGGACCCCCTgggtgtgctggggagcagagggtgAGCTGAGGGGGTGGCAGGGGGGCTCTGCGTTTTGGGGGCGCCAtagctggctgctgggggtggggaccAGCCTGGGTCAGGCATTTTCCCAGAAGAAGGTGTTGCAGGCCACGGTGAGGGCAGCCACCATGACCACGTACTCCTGGAAGTCCACCTCCCCGTCGCCGTTCTCGTCCAGGTCCTGCATGATCTTCTCCACGGCACCTGCGTCCTTCTGGGTCTGTGAGGAGGGGGGTGCCAGGGTGAGCCTCGGGGCTGTGCAGCTCACCGGGATGCTGCTGGTGCAGCGTACAGAGGGGGAgccccccagctgctgccccccACCGTGGCAGATCCTTACCTCCAGGAAGCAGCCCAGCtcgctctgcagcagctccttcagctccttcttGCTCAGCTTGTACTTGTCCCCCTCTTTGCCCGAGTAGTGGTGGAAGACGTTGATGAGGGTCTCCATGGCTCCTTCCAGCTGCGATGCCATGGCTCCGGCTGcgggaggcagctgctgccttacCGGGCAGGGAAGGTTGCCAGCCCCCCCTTACCACAAGGGGCAGCCCCCAAATCGCAGCCACCCCCTGCCCTGTCCATGCCATGACCTCCACCAAACACTTGGCCCTGGGCAGAGAGCTGTCAGTGAGGCTGTGGGGGTCTCAAGGCCCCCACTGcaccccagggtgctgctgtAGGAGGGGGTCCCCAGCCACTTGCCCCCTCACCAGGCACCTGTGCCCTGGCCAGACCCTCACGCTCACCTGAGCTCCCCACCGTGCCGCCCGCTGCTCcagtgtgccaggctgggccaGCCGGGGACGTTAAATAAGCTCCAAGCCCCCTCCCTCCGGGAGGATCCGATACCGGGGCTGGACAGCCGGGCTGGCACCGACAGGCCACTCTGTGCCACCTCCGCGGGGGCCACGATGTGGGGAGCCTGAAACCACAGCTCCTCATTGCTCTGCTCACCTCACACCAGCCCTGGGGGATGCTGAGGAGTATCTCCAGCCCCACTGATGCTGAGGAGCATCTCCAGCCCCACTGATGCTtactgggggtggtggtgggcagCGATGCCCAGAGTAATTTTGGGGGCATCTCTGTTAAACCTGGAGCGTTGCTTCTTGTCCCCCACCATGGCTGGGGCTGGTCCCACTGTGGGCCTGGGGCTTACTGTGGGGGGTATGGGGATGTGTGGGGTGGGCAGTGGGGCTCTACACCGGCTttaccctgcagccagctgtgggctgCATCCCGTGCCAGGCGCTGGCTCCATTCGCGGCCGTGGCACCACCGGCGCCCGGGGTCTGACCCCGCGGCGTCACCCGCCCGGCGCCCGCCGGCATCCCCCATCTGTCAGCACCACGGTGCCGTGCCGGAGCCGCTCCCGGTCCGGCcgcagccctgctcctcccgGGGCCGATAAGCCGCGGGGTATCCGGTGTCCGCGGCCCCGCAACGGGAGCCAGCCGAGGCCGGGGGGAGCCGGCGGGGGGCTATCGGGTGACTGAGCCCCGGCCCCCCGGGGCCCGCCGCTGCCCTGTAGACAGAGAAGCCTCTGTCCCATTCTAAAGGCTCCACAGCCGCGGCCCGGGGGTTGCTGCAGCAACGGCTCGGCCGCGAAACCGGACCCGGAGCTGGCACCGCAGCCGCTGATAAAGCCGAGCCCGGCCGCAGCTCCGCTTACGGCTCCGCAGCTGCGTGGCCGGGACAGCGCCGGGCGGCGCCCACCGCCGCCTGCCCGGTACCGGCACCGGCACCACGACCCCAGactcagccaggcagcagcgTTGACCCTGCTTTTGGGGACCCCCCGGTGCAGGGGGGCTGCCGGCCCCGAGCTGTGGCTTTTCGCAGGGGCCGGGAGGTGCCGAACTCCTTATCCCGGACTCCTTATCCCGAACTCCTTATCCTGGACTCCCTATCCTGGACTCCTTATCCTGGACTCCCGCGGCAGTTTGGGGCTAATCAcatcctgctccctgcttccATCCCTTGCTCTCCCCATAGCTGGGAAATGCCGCGGCCTGGGgacccccaaaccaacctggTCTTCCCCAACCCTGTGAGACCACCCAACAACTCTGCTCCGTGCTGGGGGGGCTGGAGGATTTGGAGTGATGGGCAGGGTCTTGGAGGATCAAACCCctgtcctgtgcctgggcaggtgaggcagctgcagaggttcCAGAGAGAGGTGGGGACTCTGAACCCATTTTAGATGTTGGGCAGGAagggagacctggggctggatCCAGAGCCTGAGGACAGGGGAACATGGGAAGGGACCCCGGTGGCACTCACTTGGTGGTGTCCGCACAgtggctggtggcagcagagccCCTGTGCCCAGTGTGGCTtggtggcagcaggcaggatcTGGCCACCCCTTCCGGGAAAGTGCAgttgggcagcagctgcccatgACAGGAGCAGGCATTGCCTGATGGTCCTAAGCTTAAAAATAACCCAGCTCCAGTTCCTGCAGCGGGCACAGAGCTGGGGTCACCATGCCCTGGGCACTGGCATGGCTGGCATGTCCAACCacctggctgtgccaggctgctctggctctgcCCCTACTCTCATTGAACCCCAAATCTCCCTCCTCAGAGACCAGGATTTGGTCCTTGGTGGGactgcccaggctgggcactCAAAGGGAAACCCCAAAACTGCAGGGGCATTGCATGGGTGCTGGAGGGGTCAGCTC
Encoded here:
- the S100A1 gene encoding protein S100-A1, coding for MASQLEGAMETLINVFHHYSGKEGDKYKLSKKELKELLQSELGCFLETQKDAGAVEKIMQDLDENGDGEVDFQEYVVMVAALTVACNTFFWENA